A region from the Hippopotamus amphibius kiboko isolate mHipAmp2 chromosome 15, mHipAmp2.hap2, whole genome shotgun sequence genome encodes:
- the LOC130837438 gene encoding ras-related protein Rab-11A-like: protein MGTRDNEYDYLFKVVLIGDSGVGKSNLLSRFTRNEFNLESKSTIGVEFATRSIQVDGKTIKAQIWDTAGQEGYRAITSAYYRGAVGALLVYDIAKHLTYENVERWLKELRDHADSNIVIMLVGNKSDLRHLRAVPTDEARAFAEKNGLSFIETSALDSTNVEAAFQTILTEIYRIVSQKQMSDRRENDISPSNNVVPIHVPPTTENKPKVQCCQNI from the coding sequence ATGGGCACCCGCGACAACGAGTACGACTACCTTTTCAAAGTTGTACTTATTGGAGATTCTGGTGTTGGAAAGAGTAATCTCCTGTCTCGATTTACTCGAAATGAGTTTAATCTTGAAAGCAAGAGCACCATTGGAGTAGAGTTTGCAACAAGAAGCATCCAGGTTGATGGGAAAACAATAAAGGCACAGATATGGGACACGGCAGGGCAAGAGGGATACCGAGCCATAACATCAGCATACTATCGTGGAGCTGTAGGTGCCTTACTGGTTTATGACATTGCTAAACATCTCACATATGAAAATGTAGAGCGGTGGCTGAAAGAACTGAGAGATCATGCTGATAGTAACATTGTTATCATGCTTGTGGGCAATAAGAGTGATTTGCGCCACCTCAGGGCGGTTCCTACAGATGAAGCAAGAGCTTTTGCAGAAAAGAATGGTTTGTCATTCATTGAGACATCTGCTCTAGACTCTACAAATGTAGAAGCTGCTTTTCAGACAATCTTGACAGAGATATACCGCATTGTTTCCCAGAAGCAAATGTCAGACAGACGTGAAAATGACATATCTCCAAGCAACAATGTGGTTCCTATTCATGTTCCACCAACCACTGAAAACAAGCCAAAGGTGCAATGCTGTCAGAACATATAA